The proteins below come from a single Kitasatospora sp. NBC_00315 genomic window:
- a CDS encoding PPA1309 family protein, translating to MSDASNTPSDVSGLPAATPLTRAALEIDEYAATLGWDLPARLFALVDSAQLRKADPKLARQLGLADSDEPGLTPIEQDELPAGMELDKFLGTIAWPDMIAGCALVVERLMLPPGAEQSRPKNATEAQLADWVANHPKREEVRITAAVLRDGKRESALRLRSKDVAREVLTGPDLVPGLTDALLATFA from the coding sequence ATGTCCGATGCTTCCAACACCCCGTCCGACGTCTCCGGCCTCCCCGCCGCCACCCCGCTGACCCGGGCCGCGCTGGAGATCGACGAGTACGCCGCCACCCTCGGCTGGGATCTCCCGGCCCGGCTGTTCGCCCTGGTCGACAGTGCCCAGCTGCGCAAGGCCGACCCCAAGCTGGCCCGGCAGCTCGGACTGGCGGACTCCGACGAGCCCGGTCTGACCCCGATCGAGCAGGACGAGCTGCCGGCCGGCATGGAGCTGGACAAGTTCCTCGGGACGATCGCCTGGCCGGACATGATCGCCGGCTGCGCCCTGGTGGTCGAGCGGCTGATGCTCCCGCCGGGCGCCGAGCAGAGCCGGCCCAAGAACGCCACCGAGGCCCAGCTCGCCGACTGGGTGGCGAACCACCCCAAGCGCGAGGAGGTGCGGATCACCGCCGCCGTGCTGCGCGACGGCAAGCGCGAGAGCGCGCTGCGACTGCGCTCCAAGGACGTCGCCCGCGAGGTGCTGACCGGCCCCGACCTGGTGCCCGGCCTCACCGACGCGCTGCTGGCGACCTTCGCCTGA
- a CDS encoding PDZ domain-containing protein, whose protein sequence is MPRRSATMLAATLLLIGLLCASVLMKVPYTEMSPGPTYNTLGVQDKTGKPVITVTGHESYPTSGHLNMTTVQVTGAKYEPSLVSAVVGWLRSDVLVVPHENVYPSGQTDQQAQDQNAEEFASSEDSAKTAALSQLGFPVGTEVIVSSVVAGGPSEGKLHAGDQIVAVDGTAVTAEDEVAKLVTKHKPGENVVFTVVPRGKDSPTPAAADQTQVTVTTAKADGEDRAIVGIRPGTKHTLPFQVDIGLQDVGGPSAGLMFSLGIIDKLTPEDLTGGKFVAGTGTITDDGKVGPIGGIEMKLIAARNAGAQYFFTPADNCASAAKATPDGLTLIKADTLDGALKSLEEVRSGQTSALPSCGKG, encoded by the coding sequence ATGCCACGCCGCTCTGCGACGATGCTCGCCGCCACCCTGCTGCTGATAGGCCTGCTCTGCGCCTCCGTGCTGATGAAGGTTCCCTACACGGAGATGAGCCCCGGGCCGACCTACAACACGCTCGGCGTGCAGGACAAGACGGGCAAGCCGGTGATCACCGTGACCGGCCACGAGAGCTACCCGACCAGCGGGCACCTCAACATGACCACCGTCCAGGTCACCGGCGCCAAGTACGAGCCGAGCCTGGTCTCGGCCGTGGTCGGCTGGCTGCGCAGCGACGTCCTGGTGGTGCCGCACGAGAACGTGTACCCCTCCGGTCAGACCGACCAGCAGGCCCAGGACCAGAACGCCGAGGAGTTCGCCTCCTCCGAGGACAGTGCCAAGACGGCGGCGCTCAGCCAGCTCGGCTTCCCGGTGGGCACCGAGGTGATCGTCTCCTCGGTGGTGGCCGGCGGTCCGTCCGAGGGCAAGCTGCACGCGGGCGACCAGATCGTCGCGGTGGACGGCACGGCGGTCACCGCGGAGGACGAGGTGGCCAAACTGGTCACCAAGCACAAGCCGGGCGAGAACGTGGTCTTCACCGTCGTGCCGCGCGGCAAGGACAGCCCGACGCCGGCCGCGGCCGACCAGACCCAGGTCACCGTCACCACGGCCAAGGCCGACGGTGAGGACCGGGCGATCGTCGGGATCCGGCCCGGCACCAAGCACACCCTGCCGTTCCAGGTGGACATCGGCCTGCAGGACGTCGGCGGCCCGAGCGCGGGGCTGATGTTCTCGCTCGGGATCATCGACAAGCTGACGCCCGAGGACCTCACCGGCGGAAAGTTCGTGGCCGGTACCGGGACGATCACCGACGACGGCAAGGTCGGCCCGATCGGCGGCATCGAGATGAAGCTGATCGCCGCCCGCAACGCCGGCGCCCAGTACTTCTTCACCCCGGCGGACAACTGCGCGTCGGCGGCGAAGGCCACCCCGGACGGGCTCACGCTGATCAAGGCGGACACGCTGGACGGCGCCCTGAAGTCGCTGGAGGAGGTCCGCTCCGGACAGACCTCGGCGCTGCCGTCCTGCGGCAAGGGCTGA
- a CDS encoding molybdenum cofactor biosynthesis protein MoaE, whose product MPENHDPIRLLAVRDTPLSLDEVYEAVGDDAAGGTTVFVGTVRDHDGGKSVAALEYSCHPTAEQEMRRIAEKIVADFPVRALAAVHRIGRLEITDKAVIVAVSCAHRGEAFAAARRLIDDLKHEVPIWKHQVFSDGEEEWVGAGSC is encoded by the coding sequence ATGCCCGAGAACCACGACCCCATCCGCCTGCTCGCCGTCCGCGACACCCCGCTCTCCCTCGACGAGGTGTACGAAGCGGTCGGCGACGACGCGGCCGGCGGGACCACGGTCTTCGTCGGCACGGTCCGCGACCACGACGGCGGCAAGTCGGTCGCCGCGCTGGAGTACAGCTGCCACCCGACGGCCGAGCAGGAGATGCGCCGGATCGCGGAGAAGATCGTCGCGGACTTCCCGGTCCGCGCGCTCGCCGCCGTGCACCGGATCGGCCGGCTGGAGATCACCGACAAGGCCGTGATCGTCGCGGTCTCCTGCGCCCACCGCGGTGAGGCCTTCGCCGCGGCCCGCCGGCTGATCGACGACCTCAAGCACGAGGTGCCGATCTGGAAGCACCAGGTGTTCTCCGACGGCGAGGAGGAGTGGGTGGGCGCCGGCTCCTGCTGA
- a CDS encoding NAD-dependent epimerase/dehydratase family protein yields the protein MSSPPSDVRSGLTGGEDDPGTTVSPSPAYGGRPLTVAVTGAAGVLGLRVAARLVASPGVRKVLAIDDRRGEVPGVQWRVLDVRDPAVAERLAGVDVVVHLAMDLGMETDPRARSAYNVRGAQTVLTASAAAGVSRVVLCTSAMVYGALADNEVPLAEDSELRATEEATLVGDLLEIERLARRAPRAHPGLQVTVLRPAVVVGPGVDTVLTRHFEAPRLLVVAGSRPCWQFCHVDDLATALEYAALGLVEGEVTVGCDGWLEQEDVEKLSGIRRMELPASLALGTAARLHRLGLTPAPAGDLAYTMYPWVVSGSRLHEAGWRPVHSNEQVLAELLAQVSGKHAVAGRRLGGKEAATSLGAAGATVALVGTAALVRRARKRRRF from the coding sequence GTGAGTTCCCCGCCTTCGGACGTTCGCTCTGGGCTGACCGGAGGCGAGGACGACCCCGGTACCACGGTGTCGCCGTCTCCAGCGTACGGCGGCAGGCCGCTCACCGTGGCCGTCACGGGCGCGGCGGGGGTGCTGGGTCTGCGCGTCGCGGCCCGGCTGGTGGCCTCCCCCGGCGTCCGCAAGGTGCTCGCGATCGACGACCGCCGCGGCGAGGTGCCGGGCGTGCAGTGGCGCGTCCTGGACGTTCGGGACCCGGCGGTGGCCGAGCGGCTGGCCGGGGTCGACGTGGTGGTGCACCTGGCGATGGACCTCGGCATGGAGACCGACCCGCGCGCCCGGAGCGCGTACAACGTGCGGGGCGCGCAGACGGTGCTGACCGCCTCCGCGGCCGCCGGTGTGAGCCGGGTGGTGCTCTGCACCTCCGCGATGGTCTACGGGGCCCTGGCGGACAACGAGGTGCCGCTCGCCGAGGACTCCGAGCTGCGGGCCACCGAGGAGGCCACGCTGGTCGGCGACCTGCTGGAGATCGAACGGCTGGCCCGCCGGGCGCCCCGGGCCCACCCCGGTCTGCAGGTGACGGTGCTGCGTCCGGCCGTGGTGGTCGGGCCGGGCGTCGACACCGTGCTGACCAGGCACTTCGAGGCCCCTCGGCTGCTGGTGGTGGCGGGCTCCCGGCCGTGCTGGCAGTTCTGCCACGTGGACGACCTGGCGACGGCGCTGGAGTACGCGGCCCTCGGCCTGGTCGAGGGCGAGGTGACGGTCGGCTGCGACGGCTGGCTGGAGCAGGAGGACGTCGAGAAGCTCTCGGGCATCCGGCGGATGGAACTGCCCGCCTCACTGGCGCTGGGCACCGCCGCCCGGCTGCACCGGCTCGGCCTGACCCCGGCCCCGGCCGGTGATCTGGCCTACACCATGTACCCCTGGGTGGTCTCCGGCAGCCGACTGCACGAGGCGGGCTGGCGGCCGGTGCACTCCAACGAGCAGGTGCTGGCCGAGCTGCTGGCGCAGGTCTCCGGCAAGCACGCGGTGGCCGGGCGGCGTCTGGGCGGCAAGGAGGCCGCCACCAGTCTCGGCGCGGCGGGCGCGACGGTCGCGCTGGTCGGTACGGCGGCGCTGGTACGCCGGGCCCGCAAGCGCCGGCGCTTCTGA
- a CDS encoding zinc-dependent metalloprotease, producing the protein MSDLPFGFGVPPEEPEDGKAKGDKDDSDAGGTSEPGATPQQPFGFGAGNPLGALFGMGAPGGTPSADNPFGAMLGGLNPADLGAAFQQLGQMLSFDGGPVNWDLAKDIARQTVVAEPAEGKNKDRSVSTAERSAVAEAIRLADLWLDSSTEFPSGAASAVAWSRAEWIEATLPVWKDLVDPVAERVGNAMGGVLPEEMQAMAGPLMGVMRSMGGAMFGTQIGQALGALAAEVVGSTDVGLPLAPAGKAALLPQNVAEFGEGLSVPADEVRLYLALREAAHQRLFAHVPWLRAHLFGAVEAYARGIKVDTSRMEELAGQLDPSNPEALQEALAGGLLQPEDTPEQKAALARLETALALVEGWVDAVVHSAAEPHLPQAGALRETVRRRRAAGGPAEQTFATLVGLELRPRRLRDASRLWASLADARGVEGRDALWEHPDMLPTAADLDDPDGFVHRGSAGEAEGGFDFDALDKLLGDAAAGKGTGSSTGSGDSAGDDTDGPRTEGKDEPEA; encoded by the coding sequence GTGAGCGACCTCCCCTTCGGATTCGGCGTTCCGCCCGAGGAGCCCGAGGACGGCAAGGCCAAGGGCGACAAGGACGACAGTGACGCGGGCGGCACGTCCGAACCCGGCGCCACCCCGCAGCAGCCGTTCGGATTCGGTGCGGGCAACCCGCTCGGGGCGCTCTTCGGCATGGGCGCGCCGGGTGGCACCCCCAGCGCGGACAACCCCTTCGGCGCCATGCTCGGCGGCCTCAACCCCGCCGACCTCGGCGCGGCGTTCCAGCAGCTCGGCCAGATGCTGTCCTTCGACGGCGGACCGGTGAACTGGGACCTCGCCAAGGACATCGCCCGGCAGACGGTCGTCGCCGAGCCCGCCGAGGGCAAGAACAAGGACCGCTCGGTGAGCACCGCCGAGCGGTCGGCGGTGGCCGAGGCGATCCGCCTCGCCGACCTCTGGCTGGACTCCTCCACCGAGTTCCCCTCCGGCGCCGCCTCCGCCGTGGCCTGGAGCCGCGCCGAGTGGATCGAGGCGACCCTGCCGGTCTGGAAGGACCTGGTGGACCCGGTCGCCGAACGGGTCGGCAACGCCATGGGCGGCGTGCTGCCCGAGGAGATGCAGGCCATGGCCGGCCCGCTGATGGGCGTCATGCGCTCGATGGGCGGCGCGATGTTCGGCACCCAGATCGGCCAGGCCCTCGGCGCGCTGGCCGCCGAGGTGGTCGGCTCCACCGACGTCGGCCTGCCCCTCGCTCCGGCCGGCAAGGCCGCGCTGCTGCCGCAGAACGTCGCCGAGTTCGGCGAGGGCCTGAGCGTCCCCGCCGACGAGGTCCGCCTCTACCTGGCTCTGCGCGAGGCCGCCCACCAGCGGCTCTTCGCCCACGTGCCGTGGCTGCGGGCGCACCTGTTCGGCGCCGTCGAGGCGTACGCGCGGGGCATCAAGGTCGACACCTCCCGGATGGAGGAGCTGGCCGGTCAGCTCGACCCGAGCAACCCCGAGGCCCTCCAGGAGGCGCTGGCCGGCGGCCTGCTCCAGCCCGAGGACACCCCCGAGCAGAAGGCCGCGCTGGCCCGGCTGGAGACCGCGCTCGCGCTGGTCGAGGGCTGGGTGGACGCGGTGGTGCACAGCGCCGCCGAGCCGCACCTGCCGCAGGCCGGCGCGCTGCGTGAGACCGTCCGTCGCCGCCGGGCCGCCGGCGGACCGGCGGAGCAGACCTTCGCCACCCTGGTCGGCCTGGAGCTGCGCCCGCGCCGGCTGCGCGACGCCTCCCGACTCTGGGCCTCGCTGGCCGACGCCCGGGGCGTCGAGGGCCGGGACGCCCTGTGGGAGCACCCCGACATGCTGCCGACCGCCGCCGACCTCGACGACCCGGACGGCTTCGTGCACCGCGGCTCGGCCGGGGAGGCCGAGGGCGGCTTCGACTTCGACGCGCTCGACAAGCTGCTCGGCGACGCGGCCGCGGGCAAGGGCACCGGCAGTAGCACCGGCAGCGGCGACAGCGCGGGCGACGACACCGACGGCCCCCGGACCGAGGGAAAGGACGAGCCCGAGGCATGA
- a CDS encoding NUDIX hydrolase: MTVTETSATALHTDAVRTLDGWRSADPEQERLRLDYLAHLAGQPDGLFRSCLPAHITASAVVVDPAAGRVLLTLHPKVGIWLQMGGHCEPGDPTLAAAALREATEESGIPDLVLLAPGGEPAPALLDRHLVRCTGRERPENTHLDVQYVAVAPPGAEALISEESLDLRWFDYDALPELTDHSLRALVARARELTA, encoded by the coding sequence ATGACCGTCACCGAGACGAGCGCGACGGCGCTGCACACCGACGCCGTCCGCACCCTGGACGGCTGGCGGTCCGCCGACCCGGAGCAGGAACGACTGCGGCTGGACTACCTGGCCCACCTGGCCGGGCAGCCGGACGGCCTGTTCCGCTCCTGCCTGCCCGCGCACATCACGGCCAGCGCCGTGGTGGTCGACCCGGCGGCCGGCCGGGTGCTGCTGACCCTGCACCCGAAGGTCGGCATCTGGCTGCAGATGGGCGGCCACTGCGAGCCCGGCGATCCGACGCTGGCCGCCGCCGCCCTGCGCGAGGCCACCGAGGAGTCCGGCATCCCCGACCTCGTCCTGCTCGCGCCGGGCGGCGAGCCCGCCCCGGCGCTGCTCGACCGCCACCTCGTGCGCTGCACCGGCCGGGAGCGCCCGGAGAACACCCACCTGGACGTCCAGTACGTCGCGGTGGCCCCGCCCGGCGCCGAGGCACTGATCAGCGAGGAGTCGCTGGATCTGCGCTGGTTCGACTACGACGCGCTGCCCGAGCTGACCGACCACTCCCTCCGGGCCCTGGTGGCCCGGGCCCGCGAGCTGACGGCCTGA
- a CDS encoding AIM24 family protein — protein MQSPLLDHAALTGDEHFALQNPQMLRVVLDGRTSVLARSGAMVAHTGRVQFTGWAPPTGNGRGRGSRRQQPTALDLMRCTGTGTVYLANLGRHLHILDLRRERLTVTSTYVLALDSTISWQVVGVEGGERIAGVGSYSLELTGTGKLVLMTSGQPLVMRVEPGRYVYADADAVVGWSSGLEVQLQAQSSNTEAWRRRGTATEGWEMAFTGSGVVLVQPSELLAPQRVPVR, from the coding sequence GTGCAGAGTCCCCTTCTCGACCACGCCGCGCTGACCGGCGACGAGCACTTCGCCCTGCAGAACCCGCAGATGCTGCGGGTGGTGCTGGACGGCCGCACGTCGGTGCTGGCCCGCAGCGGTGCGATGGTCGCGCACACCGGCCGGGTGCAGTTCACCGGCTGGGCGCCGCCGACCGGCAACGGCCGGGGCCGCGGATCGCGCCGGCAGCAGCCGACCGCGCTCGACCTGATGCGGTGCACCGGAACCGGCACGGTCTACCTCGCCAACCTCGGCCGGCACCTGCACATCCTGGATCTGCGACGGGAGCGGCTCACGGTGACCAGCACGTACGTGCTGGCGCTGGACTCCACCATCAGCTGGCAGGTGGTCGGCGTCGAGGGCGGTGAGCGGATCGCCGGGGTCGGCTCGTACAGCCTGGAGCTGACCGGTACGGGCAAGCTGGTGCTGATGACCTCCGGACAGCCGCTGGTGATGCGGGTGGAGCCGGGGCGCTACGTGTACGCGGACGCCGACGCGGTGGTCGGCTGGTCCTCCGGGCTGGAGGTGCAGCTGCAGGCACAGAGCAGCAACACCGAGGCCTGGCGGCGGCGCGGGACGGCCACCGAGGGCTGGGAGATGGCCTTCACCGGCAGCGGTGTGGTGCTGGTCCAGCCGAGCGAGTTGCTGGCGCCGCAGCGGGTGCCGGTGCGCTGA
- a CDS encoding AIM24 family protein produces MERQTLPGTYLEGYLEAPAAARMSNHGAAMCKVAVTTGQDVLAKPGAMVAYDGFLQYEAVSQSARRAFGEWASGERSPLLRWSGDGTLYLADFGADVLNLQLDDESLSVNGSHLLALDASLTCKVEKVKGPAMLAGTGLFNVTVGGSGWVSVTSRGVPVVLDCAEAETYVDPDALVAWTTGLEIRTKRSVKVGALIGRGSGEALQLGFRGAGFVVVQPSEDTSDRLKIRG; encoded by the coding sequence ATGGAGAGGCAGACGCTCCCGGGCACGTACCTGGAGGGGTACCTGGAGGCCCCGGCGGCGGCCCGGATGAGCAATCACGGCGCCGCGATGTGCAAGGTTGCGGTGACCACGGGGCAGGACGTCCTGGCGAAGCCGGGCGCGATGGTGGCCTACGACGGCTTCCTGCAGTACGAGGCGGTCTCGCAGAGCGCGCGGCGGGCGTTCGGGGAGTGGGCCTCGGGTGAGCGCAGCCCGCTGCTGCGCTGGTCCGGGGACGGCACGCTCTATCTCGCCGACTTCGGCGCGGACGTGCTCAACCTGCAGCTCGACGACGAGTCGCTCTCCGTCAACGGCTCGCACCTGCTGGCCCTGGACGCCTCACTGACCTGCAAGGTCGAGAAGGTGAAGGGCCCCGCGATGCTGGCCGGCACCGGCCTGTTCAACGTGACGGTCGGCGGCAGCGGCTGGGTCTCGGTCACCTCCCGGGGCGTCCCCGTGGTGCTGGACTGCGCGGAGGCGGAGACCTACGTCGACCCCGACGCGCTGGTCGCCTGGACCACCGGGCTGGAGATCAGGACCAAGCGCTCGGTCAAGGTCGGCGCGCTGATCGGCCGGGGCAGCGGTGAGGCCCTCCAGCTGGGTTTCCGGGGCGCCGGCTTCGTGGTGGTGCAGCCCAGCGAGGACACGTCCGACCGTCTCAAGATCCGCGGCTAG
- a CDS encoding TerD family protein has translation MTRELAKASRVRIGDLTPVTELYLGVRLTAPGLTFDVSCFGLDADERLSDDRYFVFFNQPASPEDSVRLLGAQQDDTESFRIALADVPQAIHKLSVTATIDGDGRMSQVASGHVRIVAGGTEVGRYSFTGAEFSTERAVMLADIYRRGGEWRFVAVGQGFDGGLQALLENFGGEVVEDGPEPAPAVLPEPVGAPGAAPTPSPRAEATPRIPAQQAAPAPAVEPAPVVEPAPAVEPAPVVEPAPVVEPAPVAAPTPAPVPAPVAAPVPAPGVRISLTKYAELPEQTGWIKQNDNLVRFTLTKGQDVLALHGSMVAYQGRADFAHESSGMLRRLTGNLTGQQLKLMRVSGEGQVFLADEASHLHVVRLEGDSICVSSDRVLAFDAGLEHEVRRIEGEGMPHGGFFTLQFTGHGTVVVKTNGVPVVLPVTPAPETYADVHALVAWSKGAQVIATAPVRIRRSAYAGHAAESYSLQFRGGPGNFVVVQPFEV, from the coding sequence ATGACCAGGGAACTCGCCAAGGCGTCCCGCGTCCGCATCGGTGATCTCACCCCGGTGACCGAGCTCTACCTGGGTGTCCGGCTGACCGCCCCGGGCCTCACCTTCGACGTCAGCTGCTTCGGCCTGGACGCCGACGAGCGGCTCAGCGACGACCGCTACTTCGTCTTCTTCAACCAGCCCGCGAGCCCCGAGGACTCGGTGCGACTGCTGGGCGCCCAGCAGGACGACACCGAGTCCTTCCGGATAGCCCTGGCGGACGTCCCGCAGGCCATCCACAAGCTCAGTGTGACCGCGACCATCGACGGCGACGGCCGGATGTCCCAGGTCGCCTCGGGACACGTCCGGATCGTCGCGGGCGGTACCGAGGTCGGCCGGTACAGCTTCACCGGCGCCGAGTTCAGCACCGAGCGCGCCGTGATGCTGGCGGACATCTACCGGCGGGGCGGGGAGTGGCGCTTCGTCGCGGTCGGCCAGGGCTTCGACGGCGGGCTGCAGGCGCTGCTGGAGAACTTCGGCGGTGAGGTGGTCGAGGACGGCCCCGAGCCGGCGCCCGCGGTGCTCCCGGAGCCCGTCGGGGCCCCCGGGGCGGCCCCCACCCCGTCCCCCCGCGCGGAGGCGACGCCGCGGATCCCGGCCCAGCAGGCGGCACCGGCTCCCGCCGTCGAACCGGCACCCGTCGTCGAACCGGCACCCGCCGTCGAACCGGCACCCGTCGTCGAACCGGCTCCCGTCGTCGAACCGGCACCCGTCGCGGCGCCCACGCCCGCGCCTGTGCCCGCTCCCGTCGCGGCTCCCGTTCCCGCCCCCGGCGTGCGGATCTCGCTCACCAAGTACGCCGAACTCCCCGAGCAGACCGGCTGGATCAAGCAGAACGACAACCTCGTCCGGTTCACCCTGACCAAGGGCCAGGACGTCCTGGCGCTGCACGGCAGCATGGTGGCCTACCAGGGCAGGGCGGACTTCGCCCACGAGAGCTCCGGCATGCTGCGCCGGCTCACCGGCAACCTGACCGGCCAGCAGCTGAAACTGATGCGGGTCTCCGGGGAGGGGCAGGTCTTCCTCGCCGACGAGGCGAGCCACCTGCACGTGGTCCGGCTGGAGGGCGACTCGATCTGCGTCAGCTCCGACCGGGTGCTGGCCTTCGACGCGGGGCTGGAGCACGAGGTCCGCCGGATCGAGGGCGAGGGGATGCCGCACGGCGGCTTCTTCACCCTCCAGTTCACCGGCCACGGGACGGTGGTGGTGAAGACCAACGGCGTCCCGGTGGTGCTCCCGGTGACCCCGGCGCCGGAGACCTATGCCGATGTGCACGCCCTGGTGGCGTGGTCGAAGGGCGCGCAGGTGATCGCCACCGCGCCGGTGCGGATCAGGCGCTCGGCCTATGCCGGGCACGCGGCGGAGTCCTACAGCCTGCAGTTCAGGGGCGGCCCCGGCAACTTCGTCGTGGTCCAGCCGTTCGAGGTCTGA
- a CDS encoding M48 family metallopeptidase, with translation MEVRRSARRSRTVSAYREGDRTVVLIPARMSLAEEQRWVAQMLEKLAAQESRRVLGDDALAARARELSAAHLGGRARPRQVRWVTNQNSRWGSCTPGEGTIRLSHRLQGMPEYVIDYVLLHELAHLLVPDHGPGFWALLEAYPRTERARGYLEGVVSAARLPHIPGARSAEPAPGRDHEPAADGSCH, from the coding sequence GTGGAGGTCCGCCGCAGTGCCCGGCGCAGCCGTACGGTCTCGGCGTACCGGGAGGGCGATCGCACCGTCGTGCTGATCCCGGCCCGGATGTCGCTCGCGGAGGAGCAGCGCTGGGTGGCGCAGATGCTGGAGAAGCTCGCCGCGCAGGAGAGTCGCCGGGTGCTGGGGGACGACGCGCTCGCGGCCCGCGCCCGTGAGCTCTCCGCCGCCCACCTGGGCGGTCGGGCCAGGCCCCGGCAGGTCCGCTGGGTGACGAACCAGAACTCCCGCTGGGGCTCCTGCACCCCGGGTGAGGGCACGATCCGGCTCTCCCACCGCCTGCAGGGCATGCCCGAGTACGTGATCGACTACGTACTGCTGCACGAGCTCGCGCACCTGCTGGTGCCCGACCACGGGCCCGGCTTCTGGGCACTCCTGGAGGCCTACCCGCGCACCGAGCGGGCCCGGGGCTACCTGGAGGGTGTGGTGTCGGCCGCCCGGCTGCCGCACATCCCGGGAGCGCGGAGCGCGGAGCCGGCGCCCGGCCGGGACCACGAACCGGCGGCGGACGGATCCTGCCACTAG
- a CDS encoding ThiF family adenylyltransferase: MRPLLKPALSRTWRDTETLQFGTVHRHARVVEQAGPAFCSFLGLLDGTRERPALLAAGEQLGLGLDRTGELLDSLEKAGLLDDAVATREALARYPQPHRELLAPDLASLSLIHPEPEAAPGVLRARAAARIEVRGAGRVGVAVAAVLAAGGVGTVTVVDGGRVTHGDCSPAGLPPSEVGRLRTTAARSAVHRAAGHGLAERQRHSPGGSPAPPPSLVVLAPRDGGGAFAGGAFEARRLMRAGVPHLYVGVLEHLGVVGPLVLPGASACGDCLALTRTDEDAAWPRLLAQLAEDGPGRPRTPACDTALATAVAGLAALHVQLHLDGARPPSVDGWCEVSAADGLARRLRLRGHPDCGCLWQPLAVR, translated from the coding sequence ATGCGCCCACTGCTCAAACCCGCCCTCTCCCGCACCTGGCGGGACACCGAGACCCTGCAGTTCGGCACCGTCCACCGCCACGCCCGGGTCGTCGAACAGGCCGGGCCGGCCTTCTGCTCCTTCCTCGGGCTGCTCGACGGCACCAGGGAGCGCCCGGCCCTGCTGGCCGCCGGCGAACAGCTCGGCCTCGGCCTCGACCGGACCGGCGAACTGCTCGACTCGCTGGAGAAGGCCGGACTGCTCGACGACGCCGTGGCCACCCGGGAGGCACTGGCCCGCTACCCGCAACCGCACCGGGAGCTGCTCGCGCCCGACCTCGCCTCGCTCTCCCTGATCCACCCCGAGCCCGAGGCGGCGCCGGGCGTGCTGCGTGCCCGGGCCGCGGCCAGGATCGAGGTGCGCGGCGCCGGACGGGTCGGCGTCGCGGTCGCGGCGGTGCTGGCGGCGGGCGGCGTCGGCACCGTCACCGTCGTGGACGGCGGTCGCGTCACCCACGGCGACTGCTCCCCCGCCGGTCTGCCGCCGAGCGAGGTCGGCCGGCTGCGCACCACCGCCGCCCGCTCGGCGGTCCACCGGGCCGCCGGGCACGGGCTGGCCGAGCGCCAGCGCCACTCCCCCGGCGGCTCGCCCGCCCCGCCGCCCTCGCTCGTCGTGCTGGCCCCCCGGGACGGCGGCGGCGCCTTCGCCGGCGGCGCCTTCGAGGCCCGCCGGCTGATGCGGGCCGGCGTGCCGCACCTGTACGTCGGCGTGCTGGAACACCTCGGCGTGGTCGGTCCGCTGGTGCTGCCCGGCGCCTCGGCCTGCGGCGACTGCCTGGCCCTCACCCGCACCGACGAGGACGCCGCGTGGCCCCGGCTGCTCGCCCAGCTCGCCGAGGACGGACCGGGACGGCCGCGCACGCCCGCCTGCGACACCGCACTCGCCACCGCCGTGGCCGGGCTCGCCGCCCTGCACGTCCAGTTGCACCTCGACGGCGCCCGGCCGCCGAGCGTGGACGGCTGGTGCGAGGTGTCGGCCGCGGACGGCCTCGCCCGGCGGCTGCGGCTGCGCGGCCACCCCGACTGCGGCTGCCTCTGGCAGCCCCTGGCCGTCCGCTGA